One segment of Macaca fascicularis isolate 582-1 chromosome 2, T2T-MFA8v1.1 DNA contains the following:
- the EIF2A gene encoding eukaryotic translation initiation factor 2A isoform X1 has translation MAPSTPLLTVRGSEGLYMVNGPPHFTESTVFPRESGKNCKVYTFSKDGTLFAWGNGEKVNIISVINKGLLHSFDLPKAVCLEFSPKNTVLATWQPYTTSKDGTAGIPNLQLYDVKTGTCLKSFIQKKTQNWCPSWSEDETLCARNVNNEVHFFENNNFNTIANKLHLQKINDFVLSPGPQPYKVAVYVPGSKGAPSFVRLYQYPNFAGPHAALANKSFFKADKVTMLWNKKATAVLVIASTDVDKTGASYYGEQTLHYIATNGESAVVQLPKNGPIYDVVWNSSSTEFCAVYGFMPAKATIFNLRCDPVFDFGTGPRNAAYYSPHGHILVLAGFGNLRGQMEVWDVKNYKLISKPVASDSTYFAWCPDGEHILTATCAPRLRVNNGYKIWHYTGSILHKYDVPSNAELWQVSWQPFLDGVFPAKTITYQAVPSEVPSEEPKVATAYRPPALRNKPITNSKLHEEEPPQNMKSQSGNDKPLSKTALKNQRKHEAKKAAKQEARSDKSPDLAPTPAPQSTPRNTISQSISGDPEIDKKIKNLKKKLKAIEQLKEQAATGKQLEKNQLEKIQKETALLQELEDLELGI, from the exons tccGAGGATCAGAAGGACTGTACATGGTGAATGGACCACCACATTTTACAGAAAGCACAGTGTTTCCAAG gGAATCTGGGAAGAATTGCAAAGTCTATACCTTTAGTAAGGATGGgaccttgtttgcctggggcAATGGAGAAAA AGTAAATATTATCAGTGTCATTAACAAGGGGCTACTGCACTCCTTCGACCTCCCAAAGGCAGTTTGCCTTGAATTCTCGCCCAAAAATACTGTCCTGGCAACGTGGCAGCCTTATACTA CTTCTAAAGATGGCACAGCTGGGATACCCAACCTACAACTTTATGATGTGAAAACTGGGACATGTTTGAAATCTTTCATCCAGAAAAAAACGCAAAATTG gtgTCCATCCTGGTCAGAAGATGAAACTCTTTGTGCCCGCAATGTTAACAATGAAGTTCACTTCTTTGAAAACAACAATTTTA aCACAATTGCAAATAAATTGCATTTgcaaaaaattaatgattttgtATTATCACCTGGACCCCAACCATACAAg GTGGCTGTCTATGTTCCAGGAAGTAAAGGTGCACCTTCATTTGTTAGATTATATCAGTACCCCAACTTTGCTGGACCTCATGCAGCTTTAGCTAATAAAAGTTTCTTTAAGGCAGATAAAGTTACAATGCTGTGGAATAAAAAAG CTACTGCTGTGTTGGTAATAGCTAGCACAGATGTTGACAAGACAGGAGCTTCCTACTATGGAGAGCAAACTCTGCACTATATTGCAACAAATGGCGAAAGTGCTGTAGTGCAATTAC cAAAAAATGGCCCCATTTATGATGTAGTTTGGAATTCTAGTTCTACTGAGTTTTGTGCTGTATATGGTTTTATGCCTGCCAAAGCGACAATTTTCAACTTGAGATGTGATCCTGTATTTGACTTTGGAACTGGTCCTCGTAATGCAGCCTACTATAGCCCTCATGGACATATATTAGTATTAGCTGGATTTGGAAATCTGAGAGGACAAATGGAAGTGTGGGATGTGAAAAACTACAAACTTATTTCTAAACCAGTGGCTTCTGATTCTACATATTTTGCTTGGTGCCCAGATGGTGAGCATATTTTAACAGCTACATGTGCTCCCAGGTTACGGGTTAATAATGGATACAAAATTTGGCATTATACTGGCTCTATCTTGCACAAGTATGATGTGCCATCAAATGCAGAATTATGGCAGGTTTCTTGGCAGCCATTTTTGGATGGAGTATTTCCAGCAAAAACAATAACTTACCAAGCAGTTCCAAGTGAAGTACCCAGTGAGGAACCTAAAGTTGCAACAGCTTATAGACCCCCAGCTTTAAGAAATAAACCAATCACCAATTCCAAATTG cATGAAGAGGAACCACCTCAGAATATGAAATCACAATCAGGAAATGATAAGCCATTATCAAAAACAGCTCTTAAAAATCAAAGGAAGCATGAAGCTAAGAAAGCCGCAAAGCAG GAAGCAAGAAGTGACAAGAGTCCAGATTTGGCACCTACTCCTGCCCCACAGAGCACACCACGAAACACTATCTCTCAGTCAATTTCTGGGGACCCTGAGATagacaaaaaaatcaagaacCTAAAGAAG AAACTGAAAGCAATTGAACAACTGAAAGAACAAGCAGCAACTGGAAAACAGCTAGAAAAAAATCAG ttggagaaaattcagaaagaaacaGCCCTTCTCCAGGAGCTGGAAGATTTGGAATTGGGTATTTAA
- the EIF2A gene encoding eukaryotic translation initiation factor 2A isoform X3, whose product MDHHILQKAQCFQGNLGRIAKSIPLVRMGPCLPGAMEKTSKDGTAGIPNLQLYDVKTGTCLKSFIQKKTQNWCPSWSEDETLCARNVNNEVHFFENNNFNTIANKLHLQKINDFVLSPGPQPYKVAVYVPGSKGAPSFVRLYQYPNFAGPHAALANKSFFKADKVTMLWNKKATAVLVIASTDVDKTGASYYGEQTLHYIATNGESAVVQLPKNGPIYDVVWNSSSTEFCAVYGFMPAKATIFNLRCDPVFDFGTGPRNAAYYSPHGHILVLAGFGNLRGQMEVWDVKNYKLISKPVASDSTYFAWCPDGEHILTATCAPRLRVNNGYKIWHYTGSILHKYDVPSNAELWQVSWQPFLDGVFPAKTITYQAVPSEVPSEEPKVATAYRPPALRNKPITNSKLHEEEPPQNMKSQSGNDKPLSKTALKNQRKHEAKKAAKQEARSDKSPDLAPTPAPQSTPRNTISQSISGDPEIDKKIKNLKKKLKAIEQLKEQAATGKQLEKNQLEKIQKETALLQELEDLELGI is encoded by the exons ATGGACCACCACATTTTACAGAAAGCACAGTGTTTCCAAG gGAATCTGGGAAGAATTGCAAAGTCTATACCTTTAGTAAGGATGGgaccttgtttgcctggggcAATGGAGAAAA CTTCTAAAGATGGCACAGCTGGGATACCCAACCTACAACTTTATGATGTGAAAACTGGGACATGTTTGAAATCTTTCATCCAGAAAAAAACGCAAAATTG gtgTCCATCCTGGTCAGAAGATGAAACTCTTTGTGCCCGCAATGTTAACAATGAAGTTCACTTCTTTGAAAACAACAATTTTA aCACAATTGCAAATAAATTGCATTTgcaaaaaattaatgattttgtATTATCACCTGGACCCCAACCATACAAg GTGGCTGTCTATGTTCCAGGAAGTAAAGGTGCACCTTCATTTGTTAGATTATATCAGTACCCCAACTTTGCTGGACCTCATGCAGCTTTAGCTAATAAAAGTTTCTTTAAGGCAGATAAAGTTACAATGCTGTGGAATAAAAAAG CTACTGCTGTGTTGGTAATAGCTAGCACAGATGTTGACAAGACAGGAGCTTCCTACTATGGAGAGCAAACTCTGCACTATATTGCAACAAATGGCGAAAGTGCTGTAGTGCAATTAC cAAAAAATGGCCCCATTTATGATGTAGTTTGGAATTCTAGTTCTACTGAGTTTTGTGCTGTATATGGTTTTATGCCTGCCAAAGCGACAATTTTCAACTTGAGATGTGATCCTGTATTTGACTTTGGAACTGGTCCTCGTAATGCAGCCTACTATAGCCCTCATGGACATATATTAGTATTAGCTGGATTTGGAAATCTGAGAGGACAAATGGAAGTGTGGGATGTGAAAAACTACAAACTTATTTCTAAACCAGTGGCTTCTGATTCTACATATTTTGCTTGGTGCCCAGATGGTGAGCATATTTTAACAGCTACATGTGCTCCCAGGTTACGGGTTAATAATGGATACAAAATTTGGCATTATACTGGCTCTATCTTGCACAAGTATGATGTGCCATCAAATGCAGAATTATGGCAGGTTTCTTGGCAGCCATTTTTGGATGGAGTATTTCCAGCAAAAACAATAACTTACCAAGCAGTTCCAAGTGAAGTACCCAGTGAGGAACCTAAAGTTGCAACAGCTTATAGACCCCCAGCTTTAAGAAATAAACCAATCACCAATTCCAAATTG cATGAAGAGGAACCACCTCAGAATATGAAATCACAATCAGGAAATGATAAGCCATTATCAAAAACAGCTCTTAAAAATCAAAGGAAGCATGAAGCTAAGAAAGCCGCAAAGCAG GAAGCAAGAAGTGACAAGAGTCCAGATTTGGCACCTACTCCTGCCCCACAGAGCACACCACGAAACACTATCTCTCAGTCAATTTCTGGGGACCCTGAGATagacaaaaaaatcaagaacCTAAAGAAG AAACTGAAAGCAATTGAACAACTGAAAGAACAAGCAGCAACTGGAAAACAGCTAGAAAAAAATCAG ttggagaaaattcagaaagaaacaGCCCTTCTCCAGGAGCTGGAAGATTTGGAATTGGGTATTTAA
- the EIF2A gene encoding eukaryotic translation initiation factor 2A isoform X2, whose product MKRPGSSNNTEAVNTPASQIVISKYSSSLKGTTSLEKWSTRGNLGRIAKSIPLVRMGPCLPGAMEKTSKDGTAGIPNLQLYDVKTGTCLKSFIQKKTQNWCPSWSEDETLCARNVNNEVHFFENNNFNTIANKLHLQKINDFVLSPGPQPYKVAVYVPGSKGAPSFVRLYQYPNFAGPHAALANKSFFKADKVTMLWNKKATAVLVIASTDVDKTGASYYGEQTLHYIATNGESAVVQLPKNGPIYDVVWNSSSTEFCAVYGFMPAKATIFNLRCDPVFDFGTGPRNAAYYSPHGHILVLAGFGNLRGQMEVWDVKNYKLISKPVASDSTYFAWCPDGEHILTATCAPRLRVNNGYKIWHYTGSILHKYDVPSNAELWQVSWQPFLDGVFPAKTITYQAVPSEVPSEEPKVATAYRPPALRNKPITNSKLHEEEPPQNMKSQSGNDKPLSKTALKNQRKHEAKKAAKQEARSDKSPDLAPTPAPQSTPRNTISQSISGDPEIDKKIKNLKKKLKAIEQLKEQAATGKQLEKNQLEKIQKETALLQELEDLELGI is encoded by the exons ATGAAAAGGCCTGGAAGCAGCAATAACACAGAAGCAGTGAATACCCCAGCCTCACAGATTGTGATCTCTAAATACAGTTCTTCACTAAAAGGAACCACTTCCTTGGAGAAGTGGTCAACTCGAG gGAATCTGGGAAGAATTGCAAAGTCTATACCTTTAGTAAGGATGGgaccttgtttgcctggggcAATGGAGAAAA CTTCTAAAGATGGCACAGCTGGGATACCCAACCTACAACTTTATGATGTGAAAACTGGGACATGTTTGAAATCTTTCATCCAGAAAAAAACGCAAAATTG gtgTCCATCCTGGTCAGAAGATGAAACTCTTTGTGCCCGCAATGTTAACAATGAAGTTCACTTCTTTGAAAACAACAATTTTA aCACAATTGCAAATAAATTGCATTTgcaaaaaattaatgattttgtATTATCACCTGGACCCCAACCATACAAg GTGGCTGTCTATGTTCCAGGAAGTAAAGGTGCACCTTCATTTGTTAGATTATATCAGTACCCCAACTTTGCTGGACCTCATGCAGCTTTAGCTAATAAAAGTTTCTTTAAGGCAGATAAAGTTACAATGCTGTGGAATAAAAAAG CTACTGCTGTGTTGGTAATAGCTAGCACAGATGTTGACAAGACAGGAGCTTCCTACTATGGAGAGCAAACTCTGCACTATATTGCAACAAATGGCGAAAGTGCTGTAGTGCAATTAC cAAAAAATGGCCCCATTTATGATGTAGTTTGGAATTCTAGTTCTACTGAGTTTTGTGCTGTATATGGTTTTATGCCTGCCAAAGCGACAATTTTCAACTTGAGATGTGATCCTGTATTTGACTTTGGAACTGGTCCTCGTAATGCAGCCTACTATAGCCCTCATGGACATATATTAGTATTAGCTGGATTTGGAAATCTGAGAGGACAAATGGAAGTGTGGGATGTGAAAAACTACAAACTTATTTCTAAACCAGTGGCTTCTGATTCTACATATTTTGCTTGGTGCCCAGATGGTGAGCATATTTTAACAGCTACATGTGCTCCCAGGTTACGGGTTAATAATGGATACAAAATTTGGCATTATACTGGCTCTATCTTGCACAAGTATGATGTGCCATCAAATGCAGAATTATGGCAGGTTTCTTGGCAGCCATTTTTGGATGGAGTATTTCCAGCAAAAACAATAACTTACCAAGCAGTTCCAAGTGAAGTACCCAGTGAGGAACCTAAAGTTGCAACAGCTTATAGACCCCCAGCTTTAAGAAATAAACCAATCACCAATTCCAAATTG cATGAAGAGGAACCACCTCAGAATATGAAATCACAATCAGGAAATGATAAGCCATTATCAAAAACAGCTCTTAAAAATCAAAGGAAGCATGAAGCTAAGAAAGCCGCAAAGCAG GAAGCAAGAAGTGACAAGAGTCCAGATTTGGCACCTACTCCTGCCCCACAGAGCACACCACGAAACACTATCTCTCAGTCAATTTCTGGGGACCCTGAGATagacaaaaaaatcaagaacCTAAAGAAG AAACTGAAAGCAATTGAACAACTGAAAGAACAAGCAGCAACTGGAAAACAGCTAGAAAAAAATCAG ttggagaaaattcagaaagaaacaGCCCTTCTCCAGGAGCTGGAAGATTTGGAATTGGGTATTTAA